The following are encoded in a window of Flavobacterium cupriresistens genomic DNA:
- a CDS encoding polysaccharide biosynthesis tyrosine autokinase, with protein MLDIKDFSIFENHSNFDFKGLLLKIVSYWKWFLVSLIIAFAIAHQVNIRKEKIYAMQTMISIKEESNPFFTSNTSLVFNWGGISDQVNGISTILKSRSHNELVVDKLQFYIDYLSQGKYNLVDSYGEVPFYLNIDKSKGQLANTLIGVKFISENVYEIRILFENNSVSVLNYSTNSYANTAVQPVEFVKRYKVGEQVSLPFLNWKLQINDNPGLYKGNEYFVRFNDFDGTVSNYRGINVTSDDKGGSLLTLSLQGTNKARMVDYLNSTVRMLIKIQLDGKNQFANNTIRFIDSTLVAMESQLKENGNELKTFRKDKNIYEIEGGGVKFSDKIMDFDVERDLISRKIAYYNSLKTYLNNSVDYSRLPAPSVAGIEDPNIITNVSKLIALSAQRSEMAYAVKSDKIFKDFDNQMNAVKGVLLENITSAKSSLLYDLSMINAKIGQAESTVKRLPEEQQELLKIKRKYDLNDNIYTEFLQKRNEAEIVKASNLSDIHFIDPAKDIGGDLVGPKTSANYVLALFLGMLVPLLFVFVIFFVNNSIQNVEDISKLTQIPLIGVIGVDKENMSLAVFDRPKSALSESFRAVRSSLQFLYKKQRVSGAKTLMITSSVSGEGKTFCSINIATVFALSEKKTVIVGLDLRKPRLADEFNLTKNVGVVNYLIKQKSLSEITNPTQIPNLDVILSGPIPPNPSELILSEAMKELIDELKQEYDYIILDTPPVGLVSDALELAQYADVTLYIVRQNYTKKDMITLLNNRVKRGELNNASIVLNGYENKAKYGSGYGYGAYSNGYYEEREKEGVVKSLLNKFNKK; from the coding sequence ATGTTAGATATAAAAGATTTTTCGATTTTTGAGAATCATTCGAATTTTGATTTTAAAGGACTTTTATTAAAAATTGTAAGTTATTGGAAGTGGTTTCTGGTGAGTTTAATAATTGCGTTTGCAATAGCCCATCAGGTAAATATTCGTAAAGAAAAAATTTACGCCATGCAAACCATGATTTCTATTAAAGAAGAAAGCAATCCGTTTTTTACTTCAAATACCAGTTTGGTTTTTAATTGGGGTGGGATTTCTGATCAGGTAAATGGAATTTCTACCATCTTGAAGTCAAGATCACATAATGAATTGGTGGTTGATAAATTGCAGTTTTATATCGATTATCTTTCGCAAGGGAAATACAATTTGGTCGATTCTTATGGTGAAGTACCTTTTTATTTGAATATTGATAAATCAAAAGGACAGCTTGCCAATACTCTTATCGGAGTTAAATTTATAAGTGAAAATGTATATGAAATCAGAATTTTATTTGAAAATAATTCTGTTTCGGTATTAAATTATTCGACTAATTCTTATGCTAATACGGCGGTTCAGCCTGTGGAGTTTGTTAAAAGATATAAAGTCGGAGAACAAGTTTCGCTTCCTTTCCTAAATTGGAAATTGCAAATAAATGATAATCCGGGGCTCTATAAAGGAAATGAGTACTTCGTTAGATTTAATGATTTTGACGGTACAGTGTCTAATTACAGAGGTATAAATGTTACTTCTGATGACAAAGGAGGTTCGCTGTTAACTTTGTCGTTGCAGGGTACGAACAAAGCCAGGATGGTTGATTATTTGAACTCAACAGTAAGGATGTTGATTAAAATTCAGCTTGATGGTAAAAATCAATTTGCAAACAACACGATCCGATTTATAGATAGTACTCTTGTTGCGATGGAGTCTCAGTTGAAAGAAAACGGCAACGAGCTAAAAACGTTCAGAAAGGACAAGAATATCTACGAAATTGAAGGCGGAGGTGTTAAGTTTTCGGATAAAATAATGGATTTCGATGTTGAGAGAGATTTGATTTCCAGAAAAATAGCTTATTATAATTCTTTAAAAACATATCTAAATAATAGTGTAGATTACTCTCGTTTGCCTGCTCCGTCTGTTGCAGGAATTGAGGACCCGAATATTATTACGAATGTTTCAAAACTTATCGCGCTCTCTGCACAAAGGTCAGAAATGGCGTATGCGGTAAAAAGTGATAAGATTTTCAAGGATTTTGATAATCAAATGAATGCTGTTAAAGGTGTTTTGTTGGAAAATATTACAAGTGCAAAATCATCTTTGTTGTATGACCTGTCAATGATAAATGCTAAAATTGGTCAGGCAGAAAGTACGGTTAAACGACTTCCCGAAGAACAACAGGAGTTGTTGAAGATTAAGAGAAAGTACGATTTAAATGATAATATTTATACGGAGTTTCTACAAAAACGAAATGAAGCAGAAATTGTAAAAGCATCTAATTTATCAGACATTCATTTTATTGATCCTGCAAAAGATATAGGTGGAGATCTGGTAGGGCCTAAAACTTCTGCCAATTATGTTTTGGCTTTGTTTCTGGGGATGTTGGTTCCTTTGTTGTTTGTTTTTGTGATTTTCTTCGTTAATAATTCAATTCAGAATGTTGAGGACATAAGTAAATTAACGCAGATTCCCCTTATTGGGGTTATTGGGGTTGATAAAGAAAATATGAGCTTGGCGGTTTTTGACAGACCAAAATCGGCGCTTTCAGAATCTTTTAGGGCTGTTCGTTCTTCGCTACAGTTTTTGTATAAAAAACAACGTGTTAGCGGAGCAAAAACATTAATGATTACTTCGTCGGTAAGTGGTGAAGGAAAAACATTTTGCTCCATAAACATTGCGACAGTTTTTGCTTTAAGTGAAAAGAAAACGGTGATTGTCGGTTTGGATTTGAGAAAACCGAGGTTGGCTGATGAATTTAATTTGACTAAGAATGTGGGTGTAGTTAATTATTTGATTAAACAAAAAAGTTTAAGTGAAATAACAAATCCAACACAGATACCAAATCTTGATGTTATTTTGTCAGGCCCAATCCCTCCTAATCCTTCCGAACTTATTTTAAGTGAAGCGATGAAAGAGTTAATAGATGAGTTAAAGCAAGAATACGATTATATTATTTTAGATACGCCTCCCGTTGGTTTAGTTTCTGATGCTTTAGAGTTGGCTCAGTATGCTGATGTTACTTTATATATTGTAAGGCAGAACTATACCAAAAAAGATATGATCACGTTGTTGAATAACAGAGTGAAAAGAGGAGAGCTTAACAATGCAAGTATCGTTTTAAATGGATATGAAAATAAAGCCAAGTATGGTTCCGGGTACGGATATGGTGCCTATTCTAACGGCTATTATGAAGAAAGAGAAAAGGAAGGTGTTGTGAAATCTCTTTTAAACAAATTCAATAAAAAATAA
- a CDS encoding polysaccharide biosynthesis/export family protein has product MTKKSFYILLLISTVFTSCIPVKDLVYLQDKNTSGEQNTVAAVESKPYRLQVNDVISVDIKAIDPKLVSIFNKNDGAAAASGKSEGALYFDGFTVDDHGNIRMPILGELNVIGYTLEEVRVMIEKKLLEEYFKSEANIFVTVKLAGFRYTINGEVGNVGTKTLFQPHVNIMEAIANAGDITTVGNRKAVTVIRQTPTGVQMHDIDLTDANVMKSPYYYLQPNDYIYVKPLRQKTWGTGQTGIQSIGTVITLLTLATTVYLILKN; this is encoded by the coding sequence ATGACAAAGAAAAGTTTTTATATATTACTATTAATTAGTACAGTATTTACATCTTGTATTCCTGTAAAAGATTTGGTGTATTTGCAGGATAAAAATACTTCGGGAGAACAAAATACTGTTGCTGCCGTTGAATCTAAACCTTACAGATTGCAGGTGAATGATGTTATAAGTGTTGATATTAAAGCAATAGATCCCAAATTAGTTTCCATTTTTAATAAAAATGATGGTGCTGCAGCGGCGTCCGGGAAATCAGAAGGAGCTTTGTATTTTGATGGTTTTACAGTTGATGATCATGGAAATATAAGAATGCCAATTTTAGGAGAGCTAAATGTTATTGGATATACGCTTGAAGAAGTACGAGTGATGATTGAAAAAAAATTACTTGAAGAATATTTTAAAAGTGAAGCCAATATTTTTGTAACAGTAAAATTGGCGGGTTTCAGATATACGATAAATGGTGAAGTAGGAAATGTAGGGACTAAAACATTGTTTCAGCCACATGTAAATATTATGGAGGCTATTGCAAATGCAGGAGATATTACAACAGTTGGAAACAGAAAAGCAGTAACAGTAATTCGTCAGACCCCAACTGGAGTTCAGATGCATGATATTGATCTTACCGATGCCAATGTGATGAAATCTCCTTATTATTACTTACAGCCTAACGATTATATTTATGTAAAGCCACTAAGGCAAAAAACATGGGGGACCGGGCAGACAGGAATACAGTCTATAGGGACTGTTATTACTTTGTTGACATTGGCAACAACAGTTTATTTGATTCTTAAAAATTAA
- the recR gene encoding recombination mediator RecR, translating to MEFSSKLIEKAVNEMSQLPGIGKRTALRLVLHLLKQPKEQTGFLSQALLNMREDIKFCKSCHNISDTKVCEICANVARNHELICVVEDIRDVMAIENTGQYKGIYHVLGGKISPIEGVGPSQLNITTLVEKVKSGKVTELIFALSSTMEGDTTNFYIYKQISGYDIIVSTIARGISVGDELEYADEVTLGRSILHRVPFEKTFKNN from the coding sequence ATGGAATTTTCATCAAAACTAATAGAAAAAGCAGTCAACGAAATGTCACAATTACCGGGAATTGGTAAACGTACGGCATTGCGCTTGGTCTTGCATTTATTAAAACAGCCTAAAGAACAAACAGGATTTTTATCTCAGGCATTGTTAAACATGCGAGAGGATATTAAATTTTGCAAAAGCTGTCATAATATTTCAGATACTAAAGTTTGTGAAATTTGTGCTAATGTGGCAAGAAACCATGAGTTGATTTGTGTCGTTGAAGATATTCGCGATGTAATGGCTATTGAGAATACGGGACAGTACAAAGGGATTTATCATGTTTTAGGAGGGAAAATTTCCCCGATTGAAGGTGTTGGACCCAGTCAGCTGAATATTACAACTTTGGTAGAAAAAGTAAAATCAGGGAAAGTAACAGAACTTATTTTTGCACTAAGTTCAACCATGGAGGGTGATACAACGAATTTTTATATCTACAAGCAAATATCAGGGTACGATATCATAGTTTCTACAATTGCACGAGGGATTTCTGTTGGAGACGAATTAGAATACGCAGACGAAGTTACACTTGGAAGAAGTATTTTACACCGTGTCCCGTTCGAAAAAACTTTCAAAAACAACTAA
- a CDS encoding CoA-binding protein, whose protein sequence is MKNKKTLVLGATTKPERYAFRAINALVEKGHTVLAIGQNTGEVAGVKIYTKAIPVKNIDTITLYLNPARQRDYYNYIVEAQPKRVIFNPGSENPELYQLLELNNIKAEVACTLVLLATNQY, encoded by the coding sequence ATGAAAAATAAAAAAACTTTAGTTCTGGGAGCAACTACAAAACCGGAGCGTTATGCTTTTAGAGCTATAAATGCATTAGTTGAAAAAGGACACACCGTTTTGGCAATAGGTCAAAATACAGGCGAAGTTGCCGGGGTGAAAATTTATACAAAAGCGATTCCTGTTAAAAATATTGATACTATTACATTGTATTTGAATCCGGCACGTCAGCGTGATTATTATAATTATATCGTTGAAGCACAACCAAAGAGGGTGATTTTCAACCCTGGTTCTGAGAATCCGGAGTTGTATCAATTATTGGAACTGAATAATATTAAAGCAGAAGTTGCTTGTACATTGGTTTTATTAGCTACAAATCAATATTAA
- a CDS encoding MarC family NAAT transporter: MDLFIYLFAALFSVLNPIGTVPIFVGLTQHDSQKERSRISLWTAINVFIILLVSYFIGQYVLTFFGISIDALRIAGGIVIVNSGFSLLSGKFNKKRGINKKIENEAQQRNDIALTPLAIPMLAGPGSMSLLIAFYQEHHEMNEIIISTLAIAAIAIAIFAILKSAHYLARILGASGIVAISRIVGFIVISIGIQYIVSSIINIVKGNLM, from the coding sequence ATGGATTTATTCATTTATTTATTTGCTGCTCTTTTCTCGGTTCTAAACCCAATCGGTACCGTACCGATTTTTGTTGGACTGACACAGCACGACTCTCAAAAAGAACGTTCCAGGATTTCACTTTGGACGGCGATCAACGTTTTTATCATTTTATTAGTTTCCTATTTCATTGGTCAATACGTATTGACTTTCTTCGGAATTAGTATTGATGCGCTACGAATTGCCGGTGGAATTGTAATCGTAAATTCAGGTTTCTCTTTGCTCTCCGGAAAATTCAACAAGAAAAGAGGTATCAACAAAAAAATTGAAAACGAGGCACAACAACGAAACGACATTGCTTTAACTCCTTTGGCGATTCCGATGCTCGCCGGTCCGGGTTCTATGTCATTATTAATTGCTTTTTATCAGGAGCATCATGAAATGAATGAAATTATTATTTCGACTTTGGCTATTGCAGCCATTGCAATAGCGATTTTTGCGATATTAAAAAGTGCTCATTATCTTGCCAGAATTTTAGGTGCTTCGGGAATTGTTGCGATTTCTAGAATTGTTGGTTTTATTGTAATCTCTATCGGAATTCAATATATCGTGAGTTCGATTATCAATATTGTAAAAGGAAATTTGATGTAA
- a CDS encoding GNAT family N-acetyltransferase, which produces MKEINFSFGDFTITTDKNKLDLDAIHDFLSKKSGWSDGIPFETMKTSIENSLNFGLFYKNIQIGFARVISDFATIGYLGDIYVLEEYRGRGLSKALMEQVMNHPNLQGLRRWILLTSTAEWLYEKYNFTKLPNPEFYMELYNPEVYKSN; this is translated from the coding sequence ATGAAAGAAATTAATTTCTCTTTTGGAGATTTCACTATTACAACCGATAAAAACAAATTGGATCTTGATGCCATTCATGATTTCTTATCAAAAAAATCCGGGTGGAGTGATGGTATTCCTTTTGAGACCATGAAAACTTCTATTGAAAATTCTCTAAATTTTGGATTATTCTATAAAAATATACAAATTGGTTTTGCAAGGGTAATTTCAGATTTTGCTACTATTGGGTATTTGGGCGACATTTATGTATTGGAAGAATATCGAGGAAGAGGACTTTCTAAAGCTTTGATGGAACAAGTAATGAACCATCCTAATTTACAAGGTTTACGCCGTTGGATTTTATTGACATCTACAGCTGAATGGCTTTACGAAAAATACAATTTTACAAAATTACCCAATCCTGAATTCTACATGGAATTATATAATCCTGAAGTTTACAAGTCAAATTAA
- the ctlX gene encoding citrulline utilization hydrolase CtlX, with protein MKQTTNAIVMIRPVAFRMNEQTAVNNYYQKVLDGLLPSTVNAKAQQEFDVFVEKLRAVGVDVTVIEDTLETDTPDSIFPNNWVSFHENGDVALYPMFAENRRQERREDILDTLEDKGFEIANIMDYTSAEEDGIFLEGTGSLLLDRANGKAYCALSPRADEELFIEFCEDFDYAPVIFEAFQTVDGERKLIYHTNVMMCLGETFAVICADCIDDKKERKMVLENLKADNKEVILITEAQVNNFAGNMLEVRGTDDKKYIVMSASAHQSLTPKQIAQLEAHAEILSSSLDTIEACGGGSARCMMAEVFLPRS; from the coding sequence ATGAAACAAACAACGAATGCAATTGTAATGATTCGCCCTGTTGCTTTTAGAATGAATGAGCAAACGGCTGTCAATAATTATTATCAAAAAGTTTTGGACGGACTTTTACCGAGTACAGTAAATGCAAAAGCACAACAGGAATTTGATGTTTTTGTTGAGAAATTGAGAGCTGTAGGGGTTGATGTTACCGTTATAGAAGATACTTTAGAAACAGATACTCCGGATAGTATTTTTCCAAATAACTGGGTTTCGTTTCACGAAAACGGAGACGTGGCTTTATATCCAATGTTTGCAGAAAATCGTCGTCAGGAGCGTCGTGAAGATATTTTAGATACACTTGAAGACAAAGGTTTTGAAATTGCCAATATAATGGATTATACCTCGGCAGAAGAAGACGGTATTTTTCTTGAAGGTACGGGAAGTTTGCTTTTAGATCGTGCCAACGGAAAAGCCTATTGTGCTTTGTCTCCGAGAGCTGATGAAGAATTGTTTATCGAATTCTGTGAAGACTTTGATTATGCTCCGGTAATTTTTGAAGCTTTTCAGACCGTTGATGGGGAACGTAAATTAATTTATCACACCAACGTAATGATGTGTTTGGGTGAAACTTTCGCTGTTATTTGTGCGGATTGCATCGATGATAAAAAAGAACGCAAAATGGTTCTGGAGAATCTAAAAGCAGATAACAAAGAAGTTATTTTGATTACAGAAGCTCAGGTAAATAATTTTGCTGGTAATATGCTGGAAGTTAGAGGAACTGATGATAAGAAATATATTGTTATGAGTGCTTCAGCTCATCAGAGTTTAACGCCAAAACAAATTGCACAGTTAGAAGCTCATGCTGAAATTTTAAGTTCAAGCTTAGATACAATCGAAGCGTGCGGTGGTGGAAGTGCAAGATGTATGATGGCAGAGGTGTTCTTGCCAAGAAGTTAA
- a CDS encoding dimethylarginine dimethylaminohydrolase family protein — protein sequence MLQLNVKNETSRLRAVVLGSAVHNGPTPSLDEAYDPKSLEHIKAGTYPLEKDMVVEMDAFNAVFQKYDVTVYRPEMIENYNQIFARDIGFVIDDTFVKSNILPDRERELDAIQYVIDQMNTLKVVRPPEEVHIEGGDVMLWNDHIFIGTYKGSDYKDYITARTNMEGVNYIKELFPNKIVKEFDLVKSKLEARDNALHLDCCFQPVGKDKGIIYKRGFREEADYLYLVNLFGKENLFHIERDEMYHMFSNVFSIDADVVVSEKNFTRLNNWLRANGFTVEEIPYAEIAKQEGLLRCSTLPLIRD from the coding sequence ATGTTGCAATTAAATGTAAAGAACGAAACGTCAAGATTACGTGCTGTAGTTTTGGGTTCAGCGGTTCATAATGGGCCAACTCCATCCTTAGATGAGGCTTATGATCCTAAATCATTGGAACATATTAAAGCAGGAACCTACCCTCTTGAAAAAGATATGGTTGTTGAAATGGATGCTTTTAATGCTGTTTTTCAAAAATATGATGTAACGGTTTATCGTCCTGAGATGATAGAAAATTACAATCAAATTTTTGCGAGAGATATAGGGTTTGTTATTGATGATACTTTCGTGAAATCTAATATTTTACCGGATAGAGAGCGAGAATTAGATGCGATTCAATATGTAATCGACCAAATGAATACTTTAAAGGTGGTTCGTCCACCGGAAGAAGTTCATATCGAAGGTGGTGATGTTATGCTTTGGAACGATCATATTTTTATAGGAACCTATAAAGGCAGTGATTATAAAGATTATATTACAGCTCGAACCAATATGGAGGGTGTAAATTATATTAAAGAATTATTCCCAAACAAAATTGTTAAAGAGTTTGATCTGGTTAAATCTAAATTAGAAGCCAGAGATAATGCTTTGCATTTGGACTGTTGCTTTCAACCTGTTGGAAAAGACAAAGGGATTATTTACAAACGAGGTTTTCGTGAAGAAGCAGATTATTTGTATTTGGTAAACCTTTTTGGAAAAGAGAATTTATTTCATATCGAAAGAGACGAAATGTATCATATGTTTTCTAACGTATTTTCTATTGATGCCGATGTAGTGGTTTCAGAAAAAAACTTTACCCGCTTAAACAATTGGTTGCGTGCAAATGGTTTTACAGTTGAAGAAATTCCATACGCTGAAATTGCAAAACAAGAGGGATTGTTAAGATGTTCAACTTTACCATTAATTAGAGATTAA
- a CDS encoding citrate synthase: MSKTATLEVDGKKIELPVITGSENESAVDINKLRDLTGFITLDPGYKNSGSCTSEITFLDGELGILRYRGYSIEDLAEKASFPEVSYLLIFGELPTAQQLAQFDADIKKHTLVNEEMKNIIDGFPKTAHPMGVLSALTSALTAFNPKAVNVENEKEMYEAICKTIAKFLVIATWTYRKTMGYPLNYYDNTQGYVENFMQLMFKLPTGPYAANPIIVNALDKLFILHGDHEQNCSTSTVRMVGSSHAGLFASISAGVSALWGPLHGGANQAVLEMLEEINKDGGDTDKFMAKAKDKNDPFRLMGFGHRVYKNFDPRARIIKKAAKEVLETLGVEDPILEIAKKLEAAALEDEYFKSRNLYPNVDFYSGIIYRALGIPTDMFTVMFAIGRLPGWIAQWKEMRENKEPIGRPRQIYTGHPLRDFKSNK, from the coding sequence ATGTCAAAAACAGCTACATTAGAAGTAGATGGTAAGAAAATTGAACTTCCGGTAATCACTGGGAGTGAAAATGAGTCTGCTGTCGATATTAACAAATTACGTGATTTAACTGGCTTCATTACGCTTGACCCAGGATATAAAAATTCAGGATCTTGTACAAGTGAGATTACTTTCTTGGATGGAGAACTTGGGATTTTGCGTTACAGAGGATATTCAATCGAAGATTTAGCTGAAAAAGCAAGTTTCCCTGAAGTATCTTATCTTTTAATTTTTGGTGAATTACCAACAGCCCAACAATTAGCTCAATTTGATGCTGATATTAAAAAGCATACTTTGGTTAACGAAGAAATGAAGAACATCATTGACGGTTTTCCAAAAACGGCTCATCCAATGGGAGTTTTGTCTGCTTTGACAAGTGCTTTAACCGCCTTTAATCCAAAAGCTGTAAATGTAGAGAACGAAAAAGAAATGTACGAAGCTATCTGTAAAACTATAGCTAAGTTTCTTGTAATCGCTACATGGACGTATAGAAAAACAATGGGGTATCCATTGAACTATTATGACAATACACAAGGGTATGTAGAGAACTTTATGCAATTAATGTTTAAATTGCCTACAGGACCTTACGCTGCAAACCCTATTATTGTTAATGCATTAGACAAATTATTTATCTTACACGGAGATCACGAGCAAAACTGCTCAACCTCTACGGTAAGAATGGTTGGTTCTTCTCATGCAGGATTGTTTGCTTCAATCTCTGCAGGTGTTTCTGCGCTTTGGGGGCCACTTCACGGTGGTGCTAACCAGGCAGTTCTTGAAATGCTGGAAGAAATTAACAAAGACGGTGGAGACACTGATAAATTCATGGCGAAAGCCAAAGATAAAAATGATCCTTTCCGTTTAATGGGATTTGGTCATAGAGTTTATAAAAACTTTGATCCAAGAGCAAGAATCATCAAAAAAGCAGCTAAAGAAGTATTAGAAACTTTAGGTGTTGAAGATCCGATTTTAGAGATCGCGAAAAAGTTAGAGGCAGCAGCTTTAGAAGATGAATACTTCAAATCAAGAAATTTATATCCAAACGTTGATTTCTACTCTGGAATTATATACAGAGCCTTAGGGATTCCAACAGATATGTTTACCGTGATGTTTGCTATTGGTAGATTACCAGGTTGGATTGCGCAATGGAAAGAAATGCGTGAGAATAAAGAACCAATCGGAAGACCAAGACAAATATACACTGGGCACCCGTTGAGAGACTTTAAGTCAAATAAATAA
- the eno gene encoding phosphopyruvate hydratase yields MSIIIKIHARQILDSRGNPTIEVDVITENGVLGRAAVPSGASTGEHEAVELRDGGKAYLGKGVLNAVNNVNTVIAEELVGISVFEQNVIDQTMIDLDGTPNKSKLGANAILGVSLAAAKAAANELGLPLYRYVGGVSANTLPVPMMNIINGGSHSDAPIAFQEFMIFPVKATSFTHAMQMGTEIFHSLKKVLHDRGLSTAVGDEGGFAPNLAGGTEDALDTIKKAVENAGYSFGDEIMIALDCAASEFYVNGKYDYTKFEGETGKIRTSEEQADYLAELAAKYPIISIEDGMYEDDWNGWKYLTEKIGDKVQLVGDDLFVTNVERLSTGIQKGIANSILVKVNQIGTLTETIAAVNMAKNAGYTSVMSHRSGETEDTTIADLAVALNCGQIKTGSASRSDRMAKYNQLLRIEEELGSTAYFPGLNAFKIK; encoded by the coding sequence ATGAGTATTATAATTAAAATTCACGCAAGACAAATTCTTGATTCCAGAGGTAATCCTACTATTGAAGTTGATGTAATAACTGAAAACGGAGTTTTAGGTAGAGCAGCTGTTCCTTCTGGAGCTTCAACTGGAGAGCACGAAGCGGTTGAATTACGTGATGGTGGTAAAGCTTACCTTGGAAAAGGTGTTTTGAATGCAGTGAATAATGTAAATACTGTTATTGCTGAAGAGTTAGTTGGAATTTCTGTTTTTGAACAAAATGTGATCGATCAGACTATGATTGATTTAGACGGAACTCCAAACAAATCTAAATTAGGAGCGAATGCAATTTTAGGAGTTTCTTTGGCTGCTGCAAAAGCGGCTGCTAATGAGCTTGGATTGCCTTTATACAGATATGTAGGTGGCGTTTCTGCTAATACATTACCTGTACCGATGATGAACATCATCAACGGTGGTTCTCACTCTGATGCGCCAATCGCATTTCAAGAATTTATGATTTTCCCTGTAAAAGCAACTTCTTTTACACATGCGATGCAAATGGGAACTGAGATTTTTCACAGTTTGAAAAAAGTATTACATGACAGAGGTTTAAGTACTGCTGTTGGTGATGAAGGAGGTTTTGCTCCAAACTTAGCCGGTGGAACTGAAGATGCTTTAGATACCATCAAAAAAGCGGTTGAAAATGCAGGATATTCTTTCGGAGACGAAATTATGATTGCACTTGACTGTGCTGCTTCTGAGTTTTATGTAAACGGTAAATACGATTATACTAAATTTGAAGGAGAGACTGGAAAAATCAGAACTTCTGAAGAGCAAGCAGATTATTTAGCTGAACTTGCGGCTAAATATCCAATTATCTCTATCGAGGATGGTATGTACGAAGATGACTGGAATGGATGGAAATACTTAACAGAAAAAATCGGTGATAAAGTGCAATTAGTTGGTGATGATTTATTCGTTACTAATGTAGAGCGTTTGTCTACAGGAATTCAAAAAGGTATTGCCAATTCAATCTTAGTAAAAGTGAACCAAATTGGAACTTTAACGGAGACTATTGCAGCTGTAAATATGGCTAAAAATGCAGGGTATACTTCAGTAATGTCTCACCGTTCAGGAGAAACAGAAGATACTACAATTGCAGATTTAGCAGTAGCTTTAAACTGTGGTCAGATTAAAACAGGTTCAGCTTCTCGTTCTGATCGTATGGCAAAATACAATCAATTATTGAGAATTGAAGAAGAATTGGGAAGTACTGCTTATTTCCCTGGCTTAAATGCTTTCAAAATCAAATAA